A part of Vicia villosa cultivar HV-30 ecotype Madison, WI unplaced genomic scaffold, Vvil1.0 ctg.001080F_1_1_3, whole genome shotgun sequence genomic DNA contains:
- the LOC131633136 gene encoding uncharacterized protein LOC131633136: protein MEEDKESPIILGRPFMKTSRMMIDIDDGIMKLRVQDEELCFNLFDAMKQPKDKNDCFRMDVTEESVVEVANQIHLSSPLERSLVESFNIMLEEEFKPVAQPPRRLNPTMKEVVRKEVIKLLEAGMIYPISDSAWVSPVHVVPKKGGMMVIRNDKNELIPTGTVTGWRMCIDYRRLKKATRKDHFTLPFMDQMLERLSGQNYYCLLDRYSGYNQIVVNPEDHEKTAFTCPFGIFAYRRMPFGLCNAPATFQRCMQAIFSDLIEKSIEVFMDDFSVFGKTFDMCLNNLDVALGRSFNDLKDRLATAPVIVAPDWKNPFELMCDASDYAIGAVLGQRKGKIFHVIHYASKVLNDAQVNYATTEKELLAIVYALEKFRSYLIGTKVVIYTDHVAIKYLLTKPDSKQRLIRWVILLQEFHIEIRDKKEAEINDEFPDEQLFQLQIRPWLANLANYKATGIIPEDFDWNKKKRLLADAKYYVWDDPYLFKIGKDGILRRCATEEEAQQILWHCHNSPSGGHFNGWRKATKVLQSRFFWPTIFKDAHHHAKNCDKCQRVGGTSKRDEMPLQTIIEVEVFDCWGIDFMGSFLPSFANEYILVAVDYVSKWVEAIATPKADAKTVLKFLNRNIFTRFRMPRVIISDGGSHFVNEQVYGNAKKPWPKGYWFLEKIINEEEGE, encoded by the exons ATGGAAGAAGACAAGGAGTCACCTATCATTCTGGGGAGACCGTTCATGAAAACATCCCGAATGATGATCGATATTGATGATGGTATAATGAAGTTAAGAGTTCAAGATGAAGAGCTATGCTTTAATCTCTTCGATGCCATGAAGCAACCAAAAGACAAGAATGACTGTTTTCGCATGGATGTTACTGAAGAGAGTGTAGTGGAAGTGGCAAACCAAATTCATTTATCTAGCCCTTTAGAGAGATctcttgttgaatctttcaat attatgttagaagaagaaTTCAAACCGGTGGCTCAACCGCCAAGAAGACTAaatccaacaatgaaagaggtagtaaggaAAGAGGTGATCAAACTTCTAGAAGCAGGtatgatttacccaatttctgatagtgcatgggtgagtccagtacaTGTTGTGccaaagaagggaggcatgaTGGTAATCCGTAATGATAAGAATGAACTCATACCAACAGGAACAGTAACCGGGTGGAGAATGTGCATCGATTATCGTAGACTCAAAAAAGCTACGAGGAAAGATCATTTTACCTTACcgttcatggatcaaatgcttgaaagGTTATCGGGGCAGAATTACTATTGCCTCTTAGATAGGTATTCCGGGTACAATCAAATTGTGGTAAACCCAGAGGATCACGAGAAGACAGCTTTCACATGTCCCTTTGGAATTTTCGCGTATAGacggatgccatttggattatgtaATGCTCCAGCTACTTTCCAACGGTGTATGCAAGCCATATTCTCAGACCTCATTGAAAAAAGtattgaagtattcatggatgacttctcagtATTTGGAAAAACTTTTGATATGTGTTTAAATAATTTGGATGTGGCACTTGGACGAT CTTTCAATGACCTAAAAGACCGGCTGGCCACCGCACCTGTGATCGTAGCACCCGATTGGAAAAACCCCTTTGAACtgatgtgtgatgctagcgattaTGCCATAGGTGCGGTATTAGGCCAACGAAAAGGAAAGAtatttcatgtcatacactatgcaagtAAGGTGCTAAATGATGCTCAAGTCAACTAtgctaccacagaaaaagaattgTTAGCCATAGTGTATGCTCTTGAAAAGTTtagatcctatctcattgggACAAAAGTGGTAATCTACACAGACCATGTGGCCATTAAATATCTGCTTACTAAACCAGATTCGAAGCAAAGGCTCATTCGTTGGGTTATTCTTTTGCAAGAATTTCACATAGAGATCCGGGATAAAAAAG aagctgaaataaatgaTGAGTTCCCGGATGAGCAACTTTTTCAACTCCAAATAAGACCTTGGCTCGCCAATCTTGCTAACTATAAAGCAACCGGTATCATACCAGAAGACTTTgattggaacaagaagaaaaggTTGTTAGCCGATGCAAAATACTATGTATGGGACGACCCATAtttgttcaagataggtaaggatggcATTTTAAGAAGATGTGCTACTGAAGAAGAAGCTCAACAAATTTTGTGGCACTGTCATAATTCACCTAGTGGTGGGCATTTCAACGGATGGAGGAAGGCAACAAAAGTTCTCCAATCCAGATTTTTCTGGCCTACTATTTTCAAAGACGCCCACCATCATGCAAAGAATTGTGACAAATGTCAAAGAGTTGGAGGAACAAGTAAACGTGATGAGATGCCGCTTCAAACCATTattgaagtagaagtttttgattgttggggaatagaTTTCATGGGGTCCTTTCTTCCATCTTTTGCTAATGAATATATTCTAGTTGCAGtggattatgtttccaagtgggtagaagccatCGCCACACCAAAAGCGGATGCCAAAACTgtgctaaaatttttaaatcgaaacatattcacacgttttagGATGCCTAGAGTGATTataagcgatggtggatctcacTTTGTTAACGAGCAG GTCTATGGAAACGCCAAAAAACCGTGGCCTAAAGGTTATTGGTTTCTGGAAAAAATCATCAACGAAGAAGAAGGAGAATAG
- the LOC131633160 gene encoding uncharacterized protein LOC131633160, which yields MIGGGRALKSKKLMSRFIGLFQITERVGEVAYHIALSLMLANMHNIFHVSQLRKYIVDPSHVIQVDDLHVKDNLTVGALPVRIEDRKLKQLRGKGIALVRVAWGG from the coding sequence ATGATTGGTGGTGGCCGAGCTCTGAAGTCGAAGAAGCTGATGTCGCGTTTTATTGGTCTGTTTCAaattacggaaagagtaggagaagtAGCTTATCATATTGCTTTGTCGCTGATGCTTGCGAATATGCATAAtatatttcatgtgtctcagttgaggaaatatatTGTGGATccttctcatgtgatccaagtggatgatttACATGTGAAAGACAACCTGACAGTTGGAgcattgcctgtgaggattgaagatcggaagttgAAGCAGTTACGTGGTAAAGGGATagcattggtcagagtagcttggggaggataA
- the LOC131633135 gene encoding probable WRKY transcription factor 31, translated as MDPNNPIVLNSFNEDISNPKLKQSPAKNMDSSSPSQTVTPCQVNQSPEKKHQTLKEFDFFKDYNNNDHNKVAVSPSASTAAAVSVVDIDQTNMSSLLDFKLSTGTDLRLGLNVLATNDASEQDDDDVSSKSDDENTKNEMAVLRGKLARMKKENHRLSLMLDELQTDYDTLLMQFEKMMQDKKAEEVGEQEGFVGKFEKKRKFEIGGALVPRDSLELGLAINAEPKMDPEPSSSRTISSDPLGSPPENNIEVASKELVLSKNENVSDEEKKENGKGIEREENPIAHAERIQRPNPPNYARNFVDVDATLRRARVSVRTRSRSDGNMVSDGCQWRKYGQKMAKGNPSPRSYYRCTMASGCPVRKQVQKSVEDKSVVITTYEGYHSHTLPPAAMEMAQTTAAAARMLLSGSTSSNNGPMNASFLRRGTLPGSSSLATISSSAPFPTITLDFTQPPNPLQLRMLQNQLQVPLPPMFNQVPHNQSTFSGLQLSQPNVADTVSAAMAADPNFTAALAAAFTSFIGAAQPNNNATNNNGGTESINNGNVTSSSNNNKEKE; from the exons ATGGACCCCAACAACCCTATTGTTCTCAACTCTTTCAACGAAGACATAAGTAATCCTAAGTTGAAACAAAGTCCTGCAAAAAACATGGATTCTTCTTCACCTTCTCAAACTGTCACCCCTTGCCAAGTCAACCAGAGTCCTGAAAAAAAACATCAAACGTTAAAGGAGTTCGATTTCTTTAAGGATTACAATAACAATGATCATAATAAGGTTGCTGTTTCTCCATCTGCTTCTACCGCTGCTGCTGTCTCTGTCGTTGACATTGATCAAACCAACATGTCGTCTTTGTTGGATTTCAAACTCAGC acCGGCACTGATCTCCGTCTCGGTCTCAATGTTCTTGCTACCAATGATGCTagtgaacaagatgatgatgacgTATCATCTAAATCCGATGACGAAAACACTAAGAATGAG ATGGCTGTTCTTCGAGGCAAGCTTGCTCGAATGAAAAAGGAGAATCATCGATTGAGTTTGATGCTTGATGAGCTTCAAACCGATTATGATACCCTCTTGATGCAGTTTGAGAAAATGATGCAGGACAAGAAGGCCGAGGAAGTTGGAGAACAAGAAGGGTTTGTTGGaaagtttgaaaagaaaaggaaatttgAGATTGGTGGAGCATTGGTTCCAAGAGATTCTTTGGAGCTTGGATTGGCTATTAATGCTGAGCCCAAGATGGATCCTGAACCCTCTTCTTCAAGAACAATAAGTTCTGATCCATTAGGATCTCCGCCCGAGAACAACATTGAAGTTGCTTCGAAGGAGTTAGTCCTAAGTAAGAATGAGAATGTTAGTGAtgaagaaaagaaggagaatGGTAAAGGGATTGAAAGAGAGGAAAATCCCATTGCTCATGCTGAGAGAATTCAAAGGCCGAATCCTCCAAACTATGCTCGAAACTTTGTTGATGTTGATGCTACTTTGAGGAGAGCAAGAGTTTCCGTTAGAACAAGATCGAGATCAGATGGAAATATG GTTTCTGATGGCTGCCAGTGGAGGAAGTATGGCCAGAAAATGGCGAAAGGAAACCCGAGTCCTCGTTCTTATTATAGGTGCACCATGGCTAGTGGTTGCCCGGTTAGAAAACAG GTACAAAAGAGTGTTGAAGACAAATCCGTGGTAATCACAACATACGAAGGATATCATAGCCATACTTTACCTCCAGCAGCCATGGAAATGGCACAGACAACTGCAGCAGCTGCAAGAATGCTTCTTTCCGGATCAACCTCAAGCAACAACGGACCAATGAATGCGAGTTTCCTTCGAAGAGGAACCCTTCCTGGTTCTTCAAGTCTCGCAACTATCTCATCTTCTGCTCCGTTTCCTACCATAACGCTCGACTtcactcaacctccaaatccgcTACAACTCCGAATGCTTCAAAATCAGTTGCAAGTTCCTTTGCCTCCGATGTTTAATCAGGTACCTCATAACCAATCAACCTTTTCTGGCCTACAATTGTCGCAACCAAATGTTGCTGACACAGTTTCTGCTGCCATGGCTGCTGATCCGAATTTCACTGCAGCTTTAGCAGCTGCTTTCACTTCCTTTATCGGTGCTGCGCAGCCGAACAATAACGCGACAAATAACAATGGCGGCACAGAAAGCATCAACAATGGAAATGTCACAAGTAGCAGCAATAATAATAAAGAGAAGGAATAA
- the LOC131633134 gene encoding uncharacterized protein LOC131633134 has translation MSQTSPSKNTTPRSETASDSRAPSMVGDQDVVLDVAPLNSVPATDPVGSIPRKMHARKSTGGSVPETFSAQNKEGSAYVHNAITSLVTRILHEGHKVAGISVPLAQVPAPENKEDDQVDASKDHVDVETSEANNVEGSDAKNADASGDKDAEILETEKAEEVNATSPKEKPTCPINSVNDVVDLDNLDDPIDIVDDNLISSISNRVKARRGKQVDDQHPPKTKVAPLKNATKEKIKKVSAEPSKTGSKVAVKKRKERSVSDSEDNVLSDVPDIPSKKKIAVTKSSTKVRDVPLDNIYLHYASNAIQWKFVYQKRLALERELANDALECQGVMKLIKSVGLLKTVTHFSKCYEMLVKEFIVNLSQDCADGRTEDFHKVYVRRKCIDFSPTVINLYLGRDAEAQPELEVTENEVCKVITGGKVKKWPIKSKLSASLLNVKYALLHKIGAAN, from the coding sequence ATGTCTCAGACTTCTCCCTCGAAGAACACTACTCCTCGCTCTGAAACTGCATCCGACTCTAGGGCACCAAGTATGGTAGGTGATCAGGATGTTGTGCTGGATGTTGCGCCATTGAACTCGGTCCCAGCCACTGATCCTGTTGGCAGTataccaagaaagatgcatgcaagaaaatcaactggtGGGTCTGTTCCAGAAACGTTTTCTGCTCAGAATAAAGAAGGGTCTGCTTATGTCCACAATGCGATCACAAGTCTTGTCACAAGAATCTTACATGAAGGTCACAAGGTAGCAGGAATATCTGTTCCTCTGGCCCAAGTTCCTGCCCCTGAGAACAAAGAAGATGATCAAGTTGATGCTAGCAAAGATCATgttgatgttgagacatctgaagcCAACAATGTTGAGGGTTCTGATGCTAAAAATGCTGATGCATCTGGAGATAAAGATGCTGAGATTCTTGAAACAGAGAAAGCTGAAGAGGTCAATGCTACTTCTCCTAAAGAGAAGCCTACTTGCCCTATTAACAGTGTAAATGATGTGGTGGATCTGGATAATCTTGATGATCCTATTGACATTGTTGATGATAACCTCATCTCCAGCATTTCCAACAGAGTCAAGGCTCGAAGGGGAAAGCAGGTTGATGATCAACATCCTCCCAAAACAAAGGTTGCTCCTCTAAAGAATGCCACCAAAGAAAAGATCAAGAAGGTCTCTGCTGAGCCTTCAAAAACTGGGAGCAAGGTTGctgtgaagaagagaaaagaaagaagtgttTCTGACTCCGAAGACAATGTCctaagtgatgtccctgacatcccttcaaagaagaagattgctgtcaCAAAATCCTCCACAAAGGTCCGTGATGTTCCTTTGGACAACATTTATCTGCACTATGCTTCAAATGCTATCCAGTGGAAGTTTGTTTATCAAAAAAGGCTGGCTCTGGAAAGAGAACttgcaaatgatgctctggaatgtCAAGGGGTCATGAAGCTCATCAAATCTGTAGGTTTGCTTAAAACTGTTACTCATTTTTCTAAATGCTATGAAATGCTCGTGAAGGAATTTATAGTGAATTTGTCTCAAGATTGTGCTGATGGAAGAACTGAGGATTTTCATAAggtgtatgttagaagaaaatgtATAGATTTTTCCCCTACTGTTATCAACCTCTATCTAGGTAGAGATGCtgaggctcaacctgagcttgaagtgactGAAAATGAAGTTTGCAAAGTCATCACTGGTGGTAAGGTTAAAAAATGGCCCATAAAGAGTAAATTGTCTGCTAGTCTTTTGAATGTCAAGTATGCCTTGCTGCACAAAATTGGTGCTGCAAACTAG